Proteins from a genomic interval of Fluviispira vulneris:
- a CDS encoding acyl-CoA dehydrogenase, whose translation MKQVGLLPLTVLNDEETLFFSSVQDFAKKEIYPHITEMDESETLNPKIIEKIFSMGLMAIEVPEKYGGSGGSFFQAILAIQAIAQVDPSVSVFVDVQNTLVENALMKWGSEHIKSKYFPQMAQKKVGSYCLTEPHSGSDAFALKTRAVDKGSYYELNGKKVFITNAKEASLFLVFANVNPELGYKGITAFFVEKEMPGVSLGRKETKLGIRASSTCEVIFENVKVPKENIVGEIGKGYKISIETLNEGRIGIAAQMLGLAEGALAGAMSYAKQREQFGKPLSAYQGIQFQIAEMATRIEAARLLVYNAARLKDAGKSFVKEAAMAKHFTSSVAEFVSSLSLEIYGGYGFVKDFPAEKFYRDAKIGKIYEGTTNMQLQTISKMILD comes from the coding sequence ATGAAACAAGTTGGTCTCTTGCCTTTAACCGTCCTCAATGACGAAGAAACACTTTTTTTTAGTTCCGTTCAGGATTTTGCCAAAAAAGAAATATACCCACATATTACTGAAATGGATGAAAGTGAAACTCTCAATCCAAAAATAATTGAAAAGATCTTTTCCATGGGGCTGATGGCAATCGAAGTGCCAGAAAAATACGGCGGATCGGGCGGTTCTTTTTTTCAAGCGATTTTAGCAATTCAAGCAATTGCTCAAGTTGACCCGAGTGTGAGTGTGTTTGTTGATGTGCAGAATACTTTAGTGGAAAACGCACTTATGAAATGGGGTTCGGAGCATATAAAATCAAAGTATTTTCCTCAGATGGCTCAAAAGAAAGTTGGATCTTATTGTTTAACGGAACCGCACAGTGGCTCCGATGCCTTTGCTTTGAAAACCCGTGCAGTTGATAAGGGGAGTTATTATGAATTAAATGGTAAGAAAGTCTTTATTACCAATGCAAAAGAAGCAAGTTTATTTCTTGTTTTCGCCAACGTGAATCCGGAATTAGGATATAAAGGTATCACGGCATTTTTTGTTGAAAAAGAAATGCCAGGTGTTTCGTTAGGGCGTAAAGAAACAAAACTTGGAATTCGTGCAAGCAGTACCTGTGAAGTTATATTTGAAAATGTTAAGGTACCAAAAGAAAATATCGTCGGCGAAATTGGGAAAGGATATAAAATATCCATTGAAACATTAAACGAAGGACGGATTGGCATAGCTGCACAAATGTTGGGTTTGGCTGAAGGAGCACTTGCTGGTGCGATGTCTTATGCTAAGCAGCGCGAACAATTTGGCAAACCTCTGTCCGCATATCAAGGGATACAATTTCAAATAGCAGAAATGGCGACACGGATTGAAGCAGCTCGTCTTCTGGTTTATAATGCAGCTCGGTTAAAGGACGCTGGAAAAAGCTTTGTCAAAGAAGCTGCCATGGCTAAGCACTTCACAAGTTCTGTTGCTGAATTTGTTTCAAGTCTATCGCTTGAAATTTATGGAGGTTATGGTTTTGTTAAAGATTTCCCCGCCGAAAAATTTTATCGAGATGCCAAAATTGGTAAAATCTACGAAGGGACTACGAACATGCAGTTGCAAACTATTTCAAAGATGATACTAGATTAA
- the yajC gene encoding preprotein translocase subunit YajC yields the protein MNIKSLSMSLSSIIATTLGAGQALAQDATSATAPIQVPAGAAAGAAPAGAGWLNFALIGGMILFMWLFVFRPQAKRAKEQKAFLASLTAGSEVITAGGIIGTVVEVKENIVSLNVGNSTVRVLKSSISGRLDSASTAVPAK from the coding sequence ATGAATATAAAATCTCTTTCAATGTCTTTAAGCTCAATCATTGCGACCACTTTAGGAGCAGGTCAAGCACTTGCCCAAGACGCAACCAGTGCAACAGCCCCCATACAAGTTCCCGCAGGAGCAGCTGCGGGTGCAGCTCCTGCAGGCGCAGGTTGGCTCAATTTTGCTCTCATCGGTGGGATGATCCTCTTTATGTGGCTCTTTGTATTCCGTCCACAAGCAAAAAGAGCAAAAGAGCAAAAAGCTTTCTTGGCATCTTTAACAGCTGGTTCCGAAGTGATCACCGCAGGTGGAATCATTGGTACTGTTGTTGAAGTGAAAGAAAATATTGTTTCTCTAAATGTCGGCAACTCCACAGTGCGCGTTCTGAAAAGTTCCATTTCAGGAAGACTTGATTCTGCCTCTACAGCTGTTCCAGCAAAGTAA